One Ranitomeya imitator isolate aRanImi1 chromosome 1, aRanImi1.pri, whole genome shotgun sequence DNA window includes the following coding sequences:
- the POLR2E gene encoding DNA-directed RNA polymerases I, II, and III subunit RPABC1, whose protein sequence is MDDEEETYRLWKIRKTIMQLCHDRGYLVTQDELDQTLDEFKAQFGDKPSEGRPRRTDLTVLVAHNDDPTDQMFVFFPEEPKVGIKTIKMYCQRMQEENITRAIIVVQQGMTPSAKQSLVDMAPKYILEQFLQQELLINITEHELVPEHVVMTKDEVTELLARYKLRESQLPRIQAGDPVARYFGLKRGQVVKIIRPSETAGRYITYRLVQ, encoded by the exons ATGGATGACGAGGAGGAGACTTACCGGCTGTGGAAGATCCGGAAGACCATTATGCAG TTGTGCCATGACCGAGGTTaccttgtgacacaagatgaattgGACCAGACATTAGATGAATTCAAGGCGCAGTTTGGTGACAAGCCAAGTGAGGGTCGACCCCGGCGAACTGATCTTACTGTGTTGGTGGCTCACAACGATGATCCCACTGATCAGATGTTCGTATTTTTTCCTG AGGAACCAAAAGTTGGAATAAAGACCATCAAAATGTACTGCCAGAGGATGCAGGAAGAGAACATCACCAGAGCCATCATTGTGGTGCAGCAAGGAATGACTCCGTCTGCTAAGCAG TCTCTCGTGGATATGGCTCCCAAATACATCCTTGAGCAGTTCCTGCAACAGGAGcttctgataaacatcacagagcATGAG TTGGTTCCTGAACATGTGGTTATGACAAAGGATGAAGTCACAGAACTGCTAGCAAGATA TAAACTCAGAGAATCCCAGCTTCCTCGGATCCAGGCTGGTGatccagttgcaagatattttgggtTAAAAAGAGGTCAG